From Variovorax sp. PMC12, the proteins below share one genomic window:
- a CDS encoding DUF4407 domain-containing protein, producing the protein MLRAFMQEHQPAIDLPPIDELLPDQWTSGAPQATERAPKSPADRLGWLIALAVLAFFAVFGFQAMTWALAGGWQWLWMLVGLPVFAMFSVLTVVFVCTSLRERRRVRVALADIRLERGEGLRIGEPLELRLRATVPAARQGERTRAPERLTLRLMKRVDASLPDTCCDETAVHCEDAQAARLLYTGTLCARPEDGAAARWFVTVHETGAAGTAPFLVAPLRLLPAR; encoded by the coding sequence ATGCTCCGCGCCTTCATGCAAGAGCACCAGCCCGCCATCGACCTGCCGCCCATCGACGAACTGCTCCCGGACCAATGGACTTCGGGCGCACCGCAGGCCACCGAGCGCGCACCGAAGTCGCCCGCCGATCGGCTCGGCTGGCTGATCGCGCTCGCGGTGCTGGCTTTCTTCGCGGTCTTCGGCTTCCAGGCCATGACCTGGGCACTGGCCGGCGGCTGGCAGTGGCTGTGGATGCTGGTCGGCCTGCCGGTGTTCGCGATGTTCTCGGTGCTGACCGTGGTGTTCGTCTGCACCTCGCTGCGCGAGCGGCGCCGCGTGCGCGTGGCGCTGGCGGACATCCGGCTGGAGCGCGGCGAGGGCCTGCGCATCGGCGAGCCGCTGGAGCTGCGACTGCGCGCGACGGTGCCCGCTGCCCGCCAGGGCGAACGCACGAGGGCGCCGGAGCGGCTCACGCTGCGCCTGATGAAGCGCGTCGACGCCTCGCTGCCCGACACCTGCTGCGACGAGACCGCCGTGCACTGCGAGGACGCGCAAGCGGCTCGGCTGCTCTACACGGGCACGCTGTGCGCGCGGCCGGAGGATGGCGCGGCGGCGCGGTGGTTCGTCACGGTCCACGAGACGGGCGCAGCCGGCACCGCGCCCTTCCTGGTCGCCCCGCTGCGGCTGCTGCCCGCGCGCTGA
- a CDS encoding isochorismatase family protein, with translation MQIQHLDINPGQTALISIDLQNSNVARQLAPHSAADVVQRGKRIADSLREAGGTVVWVRVDVSALLSLPADASISRPAGSPVPLPEFSELVPELEVQAADVRITKRQWGAFYGTDLDQQLRRRGIRTLLMSGIATNFGVESTARAAFDRGYELVFVEDAMTSLAAEPHDFANQQVFPRMGRVRSTEVVLKAIAAAAGQQQR, from the coding sequence ATGCAAATCCAACATCTAGACATCAACCCCGGCCAAACTGCACTCATCTCCATTGATCTGCAGAACAGCAACGTCGCCCGGCAGCTTGCGCCGCATTCCGCCGCCGACGTGGTGCAGCGCGGCAAGCGCATCGCCGACAGCCTGCGCGAGGCGGGCGGCACCGTGGTCTGGGTGAGGGTGGACGTGAGCGCGCTGCTGAGCCTGCCGGCGGACGCATCCATCAGCCGCCCGGCCGGATCGCCCGTGCCGCTGCCCGAGTTCTCCGAACTGGTGCCCGAGCTCGAAGTGCAGGCCGCCGACGTGCGGATCACCAAGCGCCAGTGGGGTGCCTTCTACGGCACCGACCTCGACCAGCAATTGCGCCGCCGCGGCATCAGGACGCTGCTGATGAGCGGCATCGCGACCAACTTCGGCGTCGAGTCGACAGCGCGTGCGGCCTTCGACCGTGGCTACGAACTGGTGTTCGTGGAAGACGCGATGACTTCGCTCGCGGCCGAGCCGCACGATTTCGCGAACCAGCAGGTGTTCCCGCGCATGGGCCGCGTGCGGTCGACCGAGGTGGTGCTGAAGGCCATCGCCGCGGCTGCCGGGCAGCAGCAGCGCTGA
- a CDS encoding DUF6314 family protein, producing the protein MSAQPPSSILPPQAPWDGPDTVFDALAGAWALARTIEGQATMTGTAVFTEVAQDMLKYREEGRIRLADGKEFDGHREYLFERAPGGFVVHFAETRPRLFHAIGIERDGAALAGSAVHLCTPDTYDSSYRFLPDGSFEIRHAVRGPRKDYLSATVFTRRGARPG; encoded by the coding sequence ATGAGCGCGCAGCCCCCCTCTTCCATCCTTCCGCCCCAAGCTCCCTGGGACGGTCCGGACACCGTGTTCGACGCGCTGGCGGGCGCCTGGGCCCTGGCGCGAACCATCGAGGGCCAAGCCACCATGACCGGCACCGCGGTGTTCACGGAAGTCGCCCAGGACATGCTCAAGTACCGCGAGGAAGGCCGCATACGGCTGGCCGACGGCAAGGAATTCGACGGGCATCGCGAATACCTCTTCGAGCGCGCGCCGGGCGGCTTCGTGGTGCACTTTGCCGAAACCCGGCCGCGCCTGTTCCACGCCATCGGCATCGAACGCGACGGCGCGGCGCTCGCCGGCTCGGCCGTGCACCTGTGCACGCCAGACACCTACGACAGCAGCTACCGCTTCCTGCCGGACGGCTCGTTCGAGATCCGCCACGCGGTGCGCGGCCCGCGCAAGGACTACCTGTCGGCCACGGTCTTCACCCGTCGGGGCGCGCGGCCCGGCTGA
- a CDS encoding DUF6891 domain-containing protein, translating to MALTLDPEDTRGRIHDLVWCGFYPDADVEWMITDEYLDPDELTGEDRAWIKAEAARACAAKRAAEAGWPALTEYDRLEAVFAQLRAEKIIALHRAGNSLADGHDDVREQWRAAGRLASGIRGCCFYHSQDLDTAVRTGRLHLAFSGGMIPEIDQREANTVVVGRRIVELLRAAGFGAHWSGDINERIEADLGQWRKRGPSA from the coding sequence ATGGCCCTTACTCTCGACCCCGAAGACACGCGCGGACGCATCCACGATCTCGTGTGGTGCGGCTTCTATCCCGATGCCGACGTCGAATGGATGATCACCGACGAGTATCTGGACCCCGACGAGCTCACGGGCGAAGACCGTGCATGGATCAAGGCCGAGGCCGCGCGCGCATGCGCCGCCAAGCGCGCCGCCGAGGCAGGCTGGCCTGCGCTGACCGAATACGACCGGCTCGAAGCCGTGTTCGCGCAGCTGCGTGCCGAGAAGATCATCGCGCTGCATCGCGCCGGCAACTCGCTGGCCGACGGGCATGACGACGTGCGCGAGCAATGGCGCGCCGCGGGGCGCCTGGCGTCGGGCATCCGCGGCTGCTGCTTCTATCACTCGCAGGATCTCGACACGGCAGTGCGCACCGGCCGCCTGCACCTGGCGTTCAGCGGCGGCATGATCCCCGAGATCGACCAGCGCGAGGCCAACACCGTCGTCGTCGGCCGCCGCATCGTCGAGCTGCTGCGCGCCGCTGGCTTCGGCGCGCACTGGAGCGGCGACATCAACGAGCGCATCGAAGCCGACCTCGGCCAATGGCGCAAGCGAGGCCCCTCCGCGTGA
- a CDS encoding helicase SNF2 has translation MTASKLLSAISIALLAAAGAAHAETYEGVHQLTSAASRADVASQAVVAAHSANPYATGANAGPAQVFVSNTSRAAVRADAVAAAHSADPYAEGASSGVAPVVASTVDRAAVRAAARAAAHGDALPL, from the coding sequence ATGACCGCCTCGAAGCTCCTCTCCGCCATCTCCATCGCCCTGCTGGCCGCCGCCGGTGCCGCCCACGCCGAAACCTATGAAGGCGTGCATCAGCTGACCTCGGCCGCCAGCCGCGCCGACGTCGCCAGCCAGGCCGTCGTGGCCGCACACAGCGCCAACCCCTACGCCACCGGTGCCAACGCCGGCCCGGCCCAGGTGTTCGTGTCGAACACCAGCCGCGCTGCCGTCCGTGCCGACGCCGTTGCCGCCGCGCACAGTGCCGACCCCTACGCCGAAGGCGCTTCGTCGGGCGTAGCCCCCGTGGTCGCCAGCACCGTTGACCGCGCCGCAGTTCGCGCAGCAGCCCGTGCCGCAGCGCACGGCGACGCCCTGCCGCTGTAA